The Bacteroidota bacterium genome contains a region encoding:
- a CDS encoding pyridoxal-phosphate dependent enzyme: MSKETQELSEIVRDLSNPLIDRLEMYEDIINIEVGDTSLTRARNVEREANLRQIYLKFEGGNPTGTQKDRIAFLQSLDALRRGFDTITIATCGNYGASAALSAKLAGLRCVICIPENYHPKRLREMEDMDAEIIRTHGSYEESVAFSRQLALEKEYYDANPGGVNTHIQLTGYAEIAYEIYDTLRDAPKAIAVPVSNGTMLAGIHRGFSTLYKRGKTSRIPLIVAGSSYRKNPIIYSFQKGLETCAELEPQKIKETSVNEPLINWHSYDGDEALWAIRSTGGWASDITDTKLSYYSKLLREKEGLSVLPASTAGLIALLEQHKKKPMEGDRYVAVLTGRK; the protein is encoded by the coding sequence ATATCCAAAGAGACACAGGAACTCAGCGAAATCGTCAGAGACTTATCAAATCCGTTAATTGACAGGCTTGAGATGTATGAGGATATCATCAATATCGAAGTTGGTGATACTTCTCTTACAAGAGCGCGCAATGTGGAACGCGAAGCAAACCTCAGGCAGATATACCTGAAGTTCGAAGGAGGTAATCCAACAGGTACACAGAAGGACAGGATTGCCTTTTTACAAAGCCTGGATGCCTTGCGACGCGGTTTTGACACCATTACCATTGCCACATGTGGAAATTACGGTGCCTCAGCCGCTCTATCGGCAAAACTGGCAGGCCTTCGATGTGTTATTTGTATTCCTGAGAATTATCATCCAAAACGTCTTCGGGAAATGGAAGATATGGATGCTGAAATAATCCGTACCCATGGAAGTTATGAAGAATCGGTCGCTTTCTCCAGGCAACTGGCACTTGAAAAGGAATATTATGATGCCAATCCCGGTGGGGTAAATACCCACATCCAACTTACTGGTTATGCTGAAATAGCATACGAAATATATGATACCCTCAGAGATGCACCTAAAGCAATAGCCGTTCCGGTATCGAATGGCACCATGCTGGCAGGAATACACCGTGGATTTTCGACTCTGTATAAAAGAGGAAAAACATCACGGATACCTCTTATTGTTGCAGGTTCATCATACAGGAAAAACCCTATTATTTATTCCTTTCAAAAAGGATTGGAAACCTGTGCAGAATTGGAACCTCAGAAAATCAAAGAGACATCCGTTAATGAACCATTGATCAACTGGCATTCATATGATGGAGATGAAGCCCTGTGGGCAATTCGTTCAACCGGCGGTTGGGCATCAGATATCACCGACACGAAGCTGTCATATTATTCAAAGTTACTGAGGGAAAAAGAAGGCTTGAGTGTTTTACCTGCCTCCACTGCCGGCCTCATCGCACTGCTTGAACAACATAAAAAGAAACCTATGGAAGGCGACCGGTATGTTGCAGTGCTGACTGGCAGAAAATAA
- the tig gene encoding trigger factor: MNISHETTGDLTATIKIEIPAGDYQEEVEKVLREHRRKASMPGFRPGHVPYGMIRRIYGNSVLAEEINKLITASLDDYIKKNEFDIIGIPIVSKDKSKEQDFDKQSDFEFYFDIGLTPKFALTLTEDVKVNQYIITFDDKMVDNQITEYQYRFGKSVIPDAIGEDDILRGDIAELDESGTIKENGINKSTSLMVRYIKDETIKSMFLGSKAGDRVRYNPLKASESTADTASLLGITKEEAENLTSDLEFTIHEISRFEPAPVDRALFDKVYQNHYITTEEDFRTKVRQDVEARLRSNSEGNFMSTVVDILMKQANIELPDDFIKRYLVETGKEGLTAEQVEKDYDKYARSMKWQLIENRLIKDYNLGITDEEKRNYIRNYFKGLGHDHEHEHEEYHGKNEKMEELVNLIMQNEEEVRKINDYLYDTKLKNLFKDKLGVIESEVSYEDFIKLASESKP, encoded by the coding sequence ATGAACATCTCACATGAAACCACGGGCGACCTGACTGCCACAATAAAAATTGAAATCCCGGCTGGAGATTATCAGGAGGAGGTCGAAAAGGTACTGCGAGAGCATCGCCGCAAAGCCAGTATGCCGGGATTCAGGCCAGGCCATGTGCCCTATGGCATGATCCGCCGCATTTATGGCAACAGCGTACTGGCTGAAGAAATCAATAAACTGATCACCGCTTCACTTGACGATTATATCAAAAAAAATGAATTTGATATTATAGGTATCCCTATTGTCAGCAAAGACAAAAGTAAAGAACAGGATTTCGATAAACAGTCTGATTTTGAGTTTTACTTCGATATCGGATTGACTCCAAAATTTGCCCTGACTCTGACTGAAGATGTAAAAGTCAACCAATATATTATCACCTTTGATGACAAAATGGTTGATAACCAAATCACCGAATATCAGTACCGGTTTGGTAAATCAGTTATTCCCGATGCCATTGGGGAGGATGATATCTTAAGGGGAGATATCGCCGAACTTGATGAATCGGGAACTATCAAGGAAAATGGCATAAACAAGTCTACATCATTGATGGTTCGTTACATAAAGGATGAAACGATTAAATCCATGTTTCTGGGTTCAAAGGCCGGCGATAGGGTTAGATATAATCCACTGAAAGCCTCTGAAAGCACCGCTGATACTGCATCTCTTCTCGGCATCACAAAAGAAGAAGCTGAAAATCTCACTTCCGATCTTGAGTTTACGATACATGAAATCAGCAGGTTTGAACCAGCACCTGTGGACCGGGCACTGTTCGACAAAGTTTATCAAAATCATTACATCACAACTGAAGAAGATTTCAGGACAAAAGTCAGACAGGATGTAGAAGCCAGACTCCGTTCGAACAGCGAAGGAAACTTTATGTCAACCGTGGTCGACATTTTAATGAAGCAGGCAAATATTGAGTTACCGGATGACTTCATCAAACGCTATCTGGTCGAAACAGGGAAAGAAGGACTCACAGCTGAACAGGTGGAAAAAGACTATGACAAATATGCCCGTTCGATGAAATGGCAACTTATCGAAAATAGGCTTATAAAAGATTACAACCTGGGAATAACTGATGAAGAGAAAAGGAATTATATCCGGAATTATTTTAAAGGGCTTGGTCATGACCACGAACATGAGCATGAGGAATATCACGGTAAGAATGAAAAAATGGAAGAACTGGTCAATCTGATCATGCAAAATGAAGAAGAGGTACGCAAAATTAACGACTACCTTTATGACACAAAGCTAAAAAACCTGTTCAAAGACAAACTTGGAGTCATTGAGAGTGAGGTGTCATATGAAGATTTCATTAAATTAGCATCAGAATCCAAACCATAA